The following proteins come from a genomic window of Solidesulfovibrio sp.:
- a CDS encoding DUF1847 domain-containing protein, protein MTEIPLPQCALCPFDWSERFCRKGKGKAPKGCPSLTMRDVGKDALSRTTSPQLGPFAKAASLQEAACYTGREAGYEALHTVKPRIVEIVEFARRMGYTRLGLVFCVGLRKEAAVVHEILATNGFEVASVSCKVGGVSKSVLGIEPADQVDPGAGHETMCNPVLQALVVNMAKTDFNVLLGLCVGHDSLFFKHAEAMGTVLAVKDRVLGHNPLAAIHQYDSYYRYLKKPLP, encoded by the coding sequence GTGACCGAGATCCCGCTTCCCCAATGTGCCTTGTGCCCTTTCGATTGGTCCGAACGCTTCTGCCGCAAGGGCAAGGGCAAGGCCCCCAAGGGCTGCCCGTCGCTGACCATGCGCGACGTGGGCAAAGACGCCCTTTCGCGCACGACCTCGCCGCAACTCGGTCCGTTCGCCAAGGCGGCCTCGCTCCAGGAGGCGGCCTGCTACACCGGGCGCGAGGCCGGTTACGAGGCCCTGCACACGGTCAAGCCCCGCATCGTCGAGATCGTGGAATTCGCCCGGCGCATGGGCTACACCCGCCTGGGCCTGGTATTTTGCGTGGGTCTTCGCAAGGAAGCGGCCGTGGTGCACGAGATCCTGGCCACGAACGGCTTCGAGGTCGCCTCGGTCTCCTGCAAGGTCGGCGGCGTGTCCAAATCGGTCCTCGGCATCGAGCCGGCCGACCAGGTCGATCCGGGGGCCGGCCACGAGACCATGTGCAATCCGGTCCTGCAGGCCCTGGTCGTCAACATGGCGAAAACGGACTTCAATGTCCTTTTAGGCCTTTGCGTCGGCCATGACTCGCTTTTCTTCAAGCACGCCGAGGCCATGGGCACGGTGCTCGCCGTCAAGGACCGGGTGCTGGGCCACAACCCCCTGGCCGCCATCCACCAGTACGACAGCTACTACCGGTACCTCAAAAAACCCTTGCCCTGA
- a CDS encoding DUF1844 domain-containing protein: MGNDTEHTRKSGAGTCKESRPDRDPCFPPASFITFILSLAQSAMVLMGEAPDPESGEYMQNLPQAKHTIDILAMLDCKTRGNLGNEERDVLENILCELRMAYVKKQ, from the coding sequence ATGGGCAACGACACCGAACACACCCGCAAAAGCGGGGCCGGAACCTGCAAGGAATCCCGCCCGGACCGGGACCCCTGCTTTCCGCCCGCGTCCTTCATCACCTTCATCCTGTCCCTGGCCCAGTCGGCCATGGTGCTCATGGGCGAAGCCCCGGACCCCGAGTCGGGCGAATACATGCAGAACCTGCCCCAGGCCAAGCACACCATCGACATCCTGGCCATGCTCGACTGCAAGACGCGCGGCAACCTCGGCAACGAGGAGCGCGACGTGCTCGAAAACATCCTGTGCGAATTGCGCATGGCCTACGTCAAAAAACAATAA
- a CDS encoding DUF4239 domain-containing protein produces MDNLFWYSETTVMALLGLPTLAYLVYAYRRNAPPIQNLSETIANYGLFNSLYSIFLSMALVTLLVNFNTVQDDTRKESEAIVSTARLLNGLADAAAMKQALVAYAQSVVTYDLPALQQGRMSPQASEAFDALWNEAYRIRQASKNEEAVHHLVLGELSDMTKSRLTRRIKAKENLHPMILALIVLGYYVMLIKTWLTRLPDRKTQLTFELPMFVIIILVVTVIMDLNTPFVGIVNIDTSAFDYALQRATTLAAAPRP; encoded by the coding sequence ATGGACAACCTCTTCTGGTACAGCGAAACGACGGTCATGGCCCTGCTGGGCCTGCCGACACTGGCGTATCTCGTGTACGCCTACCGCCGGAACGCGCCGCCCATCCAGAACCTCTCGGAGACCATCGCCAACTACGGCCTGTTCAATTCGCTCTATTCCATCTTCCTCAGCATGGCCCTGGTCACGCTGCTCGTGAACTTCAACACCGTCCAGGACGACACGCGCAAGGAATCCGAGGCCATCGTGTCCACGGCCAGGCTGCTCAACGGCCTGGCCGACGCGGCGGCCATGAAACAGGCCCTTGTCGCCTACGCCCAAAGCGTCGTGACGTATGACCTGCCGGCCTTGCAGCAAGGAAGGATGTCGCCCCAGGCCTCCGAGGCCTTCGACGCCCTGTGGAACGAGGCCTACCGGATCCGGCAGGCCTCGAAGAACGAGGAAGCCGTCCACCATCTGGTGCTCGGGGAACTGAGCGACATGACCAAAAGCCGGCTGACGCGGCGGATAAAGGCCAAGGAGAACCTGCATCCGATGATTCTCGCGCTCATCGTGCTGGGCTATTACGTCATGCTCATCAAGACGTGGCTCACGCGCCTGCCCGACCGCAAGACGCAACTCACCTTCGAATTGCCCATGTTCGTCATCATCATCCTGGTCGTCACGGTCATCATGGACCTCAACACGCCGTTTGTCGGCATCGTCAACATCGACACCTCGGCCTTCGACTACGCCTTGCAGCGGGCGACGACCCTGGCGGCCGCCCCTCGCCCCTGA
- the pyk gene encoding pyruvate kinase: protein MQTKIVATLGPASLKPETMREMVRHGVRIFRLNFSHADAAYFEPVIKTIRSLEGEFGIPLTALADLCGPKTRIGEVSGSPRTVGKGESLLLGLPDERPDPDKDERVFVSLDMPELLAGLRVGMPVNLSDGLLQFHVTRELKADRLYEIEAQNAGLLSSNKGIAFPGKHHPLPALTQKDVKDLHEGIDVGVDAVAISFVQNAGDVVMTKDEIKKHGVWLPVVSKLERQNAVDNLDEILKVTDAVMVARGDLGLECPIPQLPIIQKKIIRACRHAQRPVIVATQMLLSMVKNPIPTRAESTDVANAILDGADCVMLSEETAVGDHVVETVRVMREISDNALEYYLERISAPYAPKREKNPGKFVAYSACLIADNMEGKAIVCHTLSGYNARITSSRRPRQQIFGLTPDPRVLRFLNFAWGVRPRLMDGTGGDHIARVEQFVRDCPDLPAGEPVVITAGRPTPGNPMPGTNEIKIYYK from the coding sequence ATGCAGACCAAGATCGTGGCCACCCTGGGTCCCGCGTCGCTCAAGCCCGAAACCATGCGCGAAATGGTGCGGCACGGCGTGCGCATTTTCCGTCTCAACTTCTCCCATGCCGACGCGGCCTATTTCGAGCCCGTCATCAAGACCATCCGGTCGCTGGAGGGCGAGTTCGGCATTCCGCTGACGGCCCTGGCCGACCTGTGCGGCCCGAAAACCCGCATCGGCGAGGTGTCCGGGTCGCCGCGCACCGTGGGCAAGGGCGAGAGCCTGCTGCTGGGCCTGCCCGACGAGCGGCCCGACCCGGACAAGGACGAACGGGTGTTCGTTTCCCTGGACATGCCCGAGCTGCTGGCCGGGCTGCGCGTGGGCATGCCGGTCAATTTGAGCGACGGCCTGCTCCAGTTCCACGTCACCCGGGAGCTCAAGGCCGACCGGCTCTACGAGATCGAGGCCCAAAACGCCGGGCTTTTATCCTCCAACAAGGGCATCGCCTTCCCGGGCAAGCACCATCCGCTGCCGGCGCTGACGCAAAAGGACGTGAAGGACCTCCACGAGGGCATCGACGTGGGCGTGGACGCCGTGGCCATCTCCTTCGTGCAAAACGCCGGCGACGTGGTCATGACCAAGGACGAGATCAAAAAGCACGGCGTGTGGCTGCCGGTGGTGTCCAAGCTCGAACGGCAAAACGCCGTGGACAACCTCGACGAGATCCTGAAGGTCACGGACGCGGTCATGGTGGCCCGCGGCGACCTGGGCCTGGAATGCCCCATCCCGCAACTGCCCATCATCCAGAAAAAGATCATCCGGGCCTGCCGCCATGCCCAGCGGCCGGTCATCGTGGCCACGCAGATGCTGCTGTCCATGGTCAAAAACCCCATCCCGACCCGGGCGGAATCGACCGACGTGGCCAATGCCATCCTGGACGGCGCGGACTGCGTGATGCTGTCCGAAGAAACGGCCGTGGGCGACCATGTGGTGGAGACGGTGCGGGTGATGCGGGAGATTTCCGACAACGCCCTGGAATACTACCTGGAGCGCATTTCCGCGCCCTACGCCCCCAAGCGGGAGAAAAACCCGGGCAAGTTCGTGGCCTATTCGGCCTGCCTGATCGCCGACAACATGGAAGGCAAGGCCATCGTCTGCCATACCCTAAGCGGCTACAACGCCCGGATCACCTCCAGCCGCCGGCCGCGCCAGCAGATCTTCGGCCTGACCCCCGACCCGCGCGTGCTGCGCTTCCTCAATTTCGCCTGGGGCGTACGGCCGCGCCTGATGGACGGCACGGGCGGCGACCACATCGCCCGCGTGGAGCAGTTCGTGCGCGACTGCCCAGACCTGCCCGCCGGCGAACCGGTGGTCATCACCGCCGGCCGCCCCACCCCGGGCAACCCCATGCCCGGGACCAACGAGATCAAGATTTATTACAAGTAG
- the argC gene encoding N-acetyl-gamma-glutamyl-phosphate reductase yields MQTIPVGLVGVTGYTGMELARILAVHPVLKLVRATSRTEAGKPLCALYPFLQGFMAGDVRLTEPEAADLAASCKLVFLAVPHGAAMDYAAELLAAGLSVVDLSADFRLADKDVYAAWYGLDHRHPHLLAEAVYGLPELYGPAIKKAKLVANPGCYPTSVILGLAPALAAGLVETDGIVADSKSGASGAGRKAAVPTLFCEVHDTFRAYNLGKHRHTPEIEQELAKIAGAGITVSFNPHLLPIDRGILSTIYTRLTRDASVEEIHALYAKHYADKFWVRVLPLGKLPETRFVRGTMFCDIGLVVDPRTGRLIIVSAIDNLCRGASGQAVACANLMTGLPPDTGLHLAPLMP; encoded by the coding sequence GTGCAAACCATTCCCGTCGGCCTGGTGGGCGTTACGGGCTACACCGGCATGGAACTGGCCCGGATCCTGGCCGTCCATCCCGTCCTCAAGCTCGTGCGCGCCACCTCGCGCACCGAGGCCGGCAAGCCGCTCTGTGCCCTCTATCCCTTCCTCCAGGGATTCATGGCCGGCGACGTGCGCCTGACCGAGCCCGAGGCCGCCGACCTGGCCGCCTCCTGCAAGCTGGTCTTCCTGGCCGTGCCCCACGGCGCGGCCATGGACTATGCCGCCGAACTGCTGGCCGCCGGCCTTTCGGTCGTGGACCTGTCCGCCGACTTCCGCCTGGCCGACAAGGACGTCTACGCCGCCTGGTACGGCCTGGACCATCGCCATCCGCACCTGTTGGCCGAGGCCGTCTACGGCCTGCCCGAGCTCTACGGCCCGGCCATCAAGAAGGCCAAACTCGTGGCCAACCCCGGCTGCTACCCGACCTCCGTCATCCTGGGGCTGGCCCCGGCCCTGGCCGCCGGGCTGGTGGAGACCGACGGCATCGTGGCCGACAGCAAGTCCGGCGCCTCGGGGGCCGGGCGCAAGGCCGCCGTGCCCACGCTTTTCTGCGAGGTCCACGACACGTTTCGGGCCTACAACCTGGGCAAGCACCGCCACACGCCGGAGATCGAACAGGAACTCGCGAAAATCGCCGGCGCGGGCATCACCGTGTCCTTCAATCCGCACCTGCTGCCCATCGACCGGGGCATCCTCTCCACCATCTACACGCGCCTGACGCGGGACGCCTCGGTGGAAGAAATCCACGCCCTGTACGCCAAGCACTACGCCGACAAGTTCTGGGTGCGCGTGCTGCCGCTGGGCAAGCTGCCGGAGACGCGCTTCGTGCGCGGCACCATGTTCTGCGATATCGGCCTGGTGGTCGACCCGCGCACGGGCCGGCTGATCATCGTCTCGGCCATCGACAACCTCTGCCGGGGCGCCTCGGGCCAGGCCGTGGCCTGCGCCAACCTCATGACCGGCCTGCCCCCGGACACCGGCCTGCATCTGGCGCCGCTGATGCCCTAA
- a CDS encoding Nif11 family protein translates to MTLDNVRKLFERIQHDKALRDKLYKADGQAGREAALREEKLYFTDAEFEEMDDVLHVKCQTQEEAERFFEFRNWWNFLRRT, encoded by the coding sequence ATGACACTCGACAATGTGCGCAAGCTCTTTGAGCGCATCCAGCACGACAAGGCACTGCGGGACAAGCTCTACAAGGCCGACGGCCAGGCCGGCCGCGAGGCCGCGCTGCGCGAGGAAAAGCTGTATTTTACCGACGCCGAGTTCGAGGAAATGGACGACGTGCTCCACGTCAAGTGCCAGACCCAGGAAGAGGCCGAGCGCTTTTTCGAATTCCGTAACTGGTGGAACTTCCTCCGCCGTACCTGA
- a CDS encoding MFS transporter, which translates to MPRLVAGSPALVLVTVCIAQFMAPFMLTSVGVALPSLGRELGASAMQLGLIEQLYVVSLAMGMLAFGRYGDIVGQRRVLLPGLALFTALTCSLGFTRSVDMVLVQRFFQGIGACMMLSGSLALVAAAYPPALRGRKIGLVSACTYAGLSVGPVLGGYVTGHFGWRYVFLMSAPLGLAATAMCLFGMREGPKNASGERMDWRGGAFYAASVGLFMLGAAHAREIPLGPAMLGGGLLGLAIFLRLQARTRCPLLDMRLLANNRFFTFSCLAALGNYAATFGITFLMSLYLQYAKGLPPRTAGFVLLFQPILQVVASPIAGRLTERFAAEKLATAGMLVSCAGLLAAAATVSAATPIWLLVVLLMFIGLGFGIFITPNSTAIMGSVPKRQFGLASGMIAAMRTLGMAVSMTTVTLIFSLLMGDATITAETLPAFLTSLRLGLGAFAVFSCLGVILSFWRGKRQGGDVPPPGRACPSPDDGGKRAAPTCNKS; encoded by the coding sequence ATGCCACGCCTTGTCGCCGGTTCGCCGGCCCTGGTCCTCGTCACGGTCTGCATCGCCCAGTTCATGGCCCCCTTCATGCTCACCTCGGTGGGCGTGGCCCTGCCGTCGCTGGGCCGCGAGCTCGGGGCCTCGGCCATGCAGCTCGGGCTCATCGAACAGCTCTACGTCGTCTCCCTGGCCATGGGCATGCTGGCCTTCGGGCGCTACGGCGACATCGTGGGCCAGCGCCGGGTGCTTTTGCCGGGCCTGGCCCTGTTCACGGCCCTGACCTGTTCCCTGGGGTTCACCCGCTCCGTGGACATGGTGCTCGTCCAACGCTTTTTCCAGGGCATCGGGGCCTGCATGATGCTGTCCGGGTCCCTGGCCCTGGTGGCGGCCGCCTATCCGCCCGCGCTGCGCGGCCGCAAGATCGGCCTCGTTTCGGCCTGCACCTACGCCGGCCTGTCCGTGGGGCCGGTGCTCGGCGGCTACGTGACCGGGCATTTCGGCTGGCGCTACGTGTTCCTGATGTCCGCCCCCCTGGGGCTCGCGGCCACGGCCATGTGCCTGTTCGGCATGCGCGAGGGCCCGAAAAACGCCTCGGGCGAGCGCATGGACTGGCGCGGCGGGGCCTTTTACGCCGCCAGCGTCGGGCTTTTCATGCTGGGGGCGGCCCATGCCCGGGAGATTCCCCTGGGGCCGGCCATGCTCGGCGGCGGGCTGCTCGGCCTCGCGATCTTCTTGCGCCTCCAGGCCCGCACGCGCTGCCCCCTGCTGGACATGCGCCTTTTGGCCAACAACCGCTTCTTCACCTTCAGTTGCCTGGCGGCGCTCGGCAACTACGCCGCCACCTTCGGCATCACCTTTCTCATGAGCCTGTACCTGCAATACGCCAAGGGCCTGCCGCCGCGCACGGCCGGGTTCGTGCTGCTGTTCCAGCCCATCCTGCAGGTGGTGGCCTCGCCCATCGCCGGCCGGCTGACCGAGCGTTTCGCCGCCGAAAAGCTGGCCACGGCCGGCATGCTCGTCAGCTGCGCCGGGCTGCTGGCGGCGGCGGCCACGGTCAGCGCCGCCACGCCCATCTGGCTGCTCGTCGTGCTCTTGATGTTCATCGGCCTGGGGTTCGGCATCTTCATCACGCCCAATTCCACGGCCATCATGGGCAGCGTGCCCAAGCGCCAGTTCGGCCTGGCCTCGGGCATGATCGCGGCCATGCGCACGCTGGGTATGGCCGTGTCCATGACCACGGTGACGCTGATCTTTTCGCTGCTCATGGGCGACGCGACCATCACGGCCGAGACGCTGCCGGCCTTTCTGACCAGCCTGCGCCTGGGCCTTGGGGCCTTCGCCGTCTTTTCGTGCCTGGGGGTGATTTTGTCGTTTTGGCGGGGCAAGAGGCAGGGCGGCGACGTTCCGCCGCCGGGAAGGGCCTGCCCCTCCCCGGACGACGGCGGCAAACGGGCCGCACCTACTTGTAATAAATCTTGA